The Segatella copri region ATCTTGTAGGCATTCCAACAAGTTTCCAAGTGCCGTGGGTGGTCTATGAAGTGGCGGACGTGTCCGTAACGACATTGCTTCATCATTGTTTCGATGCGGTGGTCTGTCAGCATCGCCTTGAACAATGTAAGCGGTTCGATGCCGTGAAACGCTCCGTCAAAGCCGTTGCGCCATATCTGAGGAATGACTTTCATATCGGGGCAGACCGGAAATGAAGCAATATGCTGATAGGTGGTGTTGTCCTTGCGCAGTTCAATGTCGGAGTCGTAGCAGAACGTGTCCATATAGATACCCATTGTGCGCTTGCGTGCCATAACCTCCACCTTGCCTTTCTCGTTCATCCAATAGCGTGCCACCTCCCAACAATAAATGTCTGCCTTTTGTCCCTTGCGGTAATAGGCTTTCATCTGAAATGCTCGCATAAGTTGCAGTTCCTTGCGCTCGGTGAGTACACTGAAATAGGTAGAAGACATTGCCTTCTGTCGCTTGGTGCGCTGCACTTCCAACTTTGCCTTACACTTCGGGCAGACACATTTGTCCGCATCCTCGTCCGTAGTCCAAGTGTGTCCGCAGTCCATGCAGGTGGTCTGTCCGTGTTTCAACTGAAAGGCATAGTGGTCAAGGCATTCACGGAATGCCCATTGCATTTGCGCTCCCTTGATAGGTCGTAACCCCTTGTTTGAGGTTACGACTTGCTTCTGATATTTCGTTCTTGGTTTCATAACGTGTCGAATAATGATGGTTGGTGTACTTCTGTTTCCGTTCTCTGTGAGGTGCGCTTGGCGGTATCTCTGTTACGCATCTTGTTCATCTGCTCTTGCTGATATTGGCGGATGGCTTCCTGTCTTGCCTGTGCCTTCTCCTCCTCTGTGAGTTCGATGTGGTGGTTAACAGACACTTGGCAGTTCAATGGTTTTCCTACCTCGATGTCCTTCTCCTCGTAGTAGTGGATGGCTTGCCCATATATCTCGTCATCGCAAAAGCCGTTGCAACCGCTCTTCTGTACCCAATTAAGGATATAGGTGACGCAATCGTCTATGTTCTTGTCGGGGTTGTCATACTTGGCTGCAAAGAGTTCGTCCTCCATAGCACGCTCCTCCAAATAGGATTGTATGGTTCTCTTGAAATATTCTGTAGTGTTCATGTCTGATGTTGTTAAAGGGGTTGTTACTCGTGATAGATGATGTCGCAGTCCTCAACTTCTGTAGGCAGTCCGAAGAACGGATAATGGCTGAAGTAAGGTTCTGTGCACATGTCCTCGTTGTATCTTGGACTTACTATCTCAATATTGTTCTTGCGCATGGCTTCGTCCACCATACGGATTTCCTCGTCTGTCAGTCCGCTTGCATCGCCATTGATGATGTAGCAGAGTGCCCATGTAGGTATCGCTTCAATGCTTCTGTTCATATCGCTTGTACTTTAAAGTGTTAATAACCAAATGAATGTTCCAATCAGTACCACCATAGAAAGAATGGAAATGATGATGCCGAAGATGAACTTCACAATTCCTAATATGACTTCACCGACCATGCAGAGAGCCATATATCCCAACCAAGCCACCAAAGTGATGAGGGTTGAGCCGACTGCGGAGAGTAATCTCCACCAAGTCTGTGTTATGTTGATGTTTGTTGTCATATAGCCTTGAATTAAATTTATTTGCGGTTCCAGGAACTGAAGGGAAGTTCTCGTTTCTTCACCTTTTTGTCGCTCCATTTTCCGACATTTTTTTTTGCGTCTTCCTGTCGCATCGGTCGTTTCGTTTCAGGTGCCTTTCAAGGGCGGCGAGGCTGGAAATACAAGGTTTTTCGGAAAAATACTACCCAACGGTGTGGAGATTTTTTTGAAAACCGAAGGCTCGACCTTTTATTTCCAAAGCCCGCTGCCATACCTTTGCACCTGCACGATAACGGTTGATGCCAAAAGGAAAGACCATGTGGAGGAAAGAAAATCAGAGCGGCAAATGAAAATAGAAACTTCACGGAAGTTTTTGGACTGCACGATTATCGCATACTCATTTCTGAGAAATGGATACAACGTCGTCTTACAAACGTCTTGAAAAATGGAAATCGCATACAAAAATGGCACAGCCATCAGAAAAATTCCGATGAAAGAAGAGTATGGCTTGTCCATGCTTCTTGCATCGGGTTTTCTCCAAGGCTGTGCAGCCAAGCATGAAAGTGGTCGTTGAGGTTTACATCAATGACTTCTTTCTTGCGGTGGAGTATGCAAACAAAATGGTACGGCAAATCAAGGAATGGTGTTTCTTTTGATCGGTTAGCCTGCAACCGACAAAAAGAAACACTTTTCCTCATGCCGTACTACTGAGACATGAAAGGGTGGCGTGCCACTGTTTCATGTCGTTTGGATTGTGCGATAAAAAATGGAACTGCGAGTTGTGGCTATAAAAATCAGCCGTTGTCAGCACGGCAAACAAAGAAAAGTCCTTGGCAGTATAGTCTTGAAGCATTTCAAGGCATACTGTCAAGGATTTTTCTTGCCGTGCCATAGTCGGAGGAAGTTAGTCTGAGGTATGAGGACTGTCTTTCTTCGACGACGGCTGACTTTTATACAAAACACACGAAAGAATGAGAATATGCAAACGAAATAGACAATTCAAAAAACAGGAACCATTGCCACATAAGTTTGAATGGATTGAAATGGAAATAGCAAAGAACAGAGAAGAATATGGTTTAATAAAAACAGATTTACCCAAGCAAAAAATCGAGGATAAAAAATCTTAAAACATTCTTTATCCCCGATT contains the following coding sequences:
- a CDS encoding PcfK-like family protein yields the protein MNTTEYFKRTIQSYLEERAMEDELFAAKYDNPDKNIDDCVTYILNWVQKSGCNGFCDDEIYGQAIHYYEEKDIEVGKPLNCQVSVNHHIELTEEEKAQARQEAIRQYQQEQMNKMRNRDTAKRTSQRTETEVHQPSLFDTL
- a CDS encoding PcfJ domain-containing protein, which gives rise to MKPRTKYQKQVVTSNKGLRPIKGAQMQWAFRECLDHYAFQLKHGQTTCMDCGHTWTTDEDADKCVCPKCKAKLEVQRTKRQKAMSSTYFSVLTERKELQLMRAFQMKAYYRKGQKADIYCWEVARYWMNEKGKVEVMARKRTMGIYMDTFCYDSDIELRKDNTTYQHIASFPVCPDMKVIPQIWRNGFDGAFHGIEPLTLFKAMLTDHRIETMMKQCRYGHVRHFIDHPRHLETCWNAYKIANRNHYLITDIGKWADYICMLVEMGKDIRSPHYICPDNLEAEHDRISEKIRAKKEKERTEEEIRKALKNEDKFKEMKSRFFGLMFTDGNIVVRMLESVREHVLEGKAMHHCVGSGTNYSLNPDCIIFSARIAEQRVETVEFSLEQMKVVQCHGLQNKDTEHHADIINLVNSNARLIEQRMVATT
- a CDS encoding DUF6926 domain-containing protein → MNRSIEAIPTWALCYIINGDASGLTDEEIRMVDEAMRKNNIEIVSPRYNEDMCTEPYFSHYPFFGLPTEVEDCDIIYHE